The sequence CTGAAAAACATCTCAAAGCAGGGGCTAAACGAGTAATTATTTCCGCTCCCGCCAAAGATCCCGATCGCGTTCACACTTTGGTAGTAGGGGTAAATCACACAGAGTATGATCCAGCGAAAGACTTGATTGTATCTAACGCTAGTTGTACTACAAATTGTCTTGCTCCCATAGCTAAAGTGCTAGATGATAATTTCGTCATCACCGAAGGTTTAATGACCACAGTGCACGCCATGACAGCAACTCAGCCTACCGTAGACGGACCAAGTAAAAAAGACTTCCGCGGTGGACGAGGTGCTTCCCAGAATATTATTCCCTCTTCTACCGGCGCAGCAAGAGCGGTAGGACTAGTTTTACCCCACCTAAAAGGTAAACTCACCGGTATGGCTTTTCGCGTGGGTACTCCCAACGTTTCCGTGGTTGACTTGACCTTTAAAACTGAAAAAGCCACCAGTTACGAAGAAATCTGTACGGCGATGAAAAAAGCAGCCGAAGGAGAATTAGCGGGAATTCTAGGTTATACCGATGAACAGGTAGTTTCTAACGATTTTCTGGGCGATCCTCACTCTGCTATCTTTGACGCAGGAGCGGGTATCGCTTTGAACTCCAACTTCTTTAAAGTACTCGCTTGGTACGATAACGAATGGGGTTACTCCGTGCGCACGATCGATCTCATGCTCTATATGGCTAAACAAGAAGGACTTGTATGAAACCTCTAAATTTCCGTACTAAAATTGTTGC is a genomic window of Gloeocapsa sp. PCC 73106 containing:
- the gap gene encoding type I glyceraldehyde-3-phosphate dehydrogenase, yielding MLKIGINGFGRIGRLVARIAMEHPEVELVGVNDLVPADNLAYLFKYDSTHGTYKGKVEAKDDTIHIDDHVISCLSIRDPEELPWKDLEVDYVVESTGLFTNYDGAEKHLKAGAKRVIISAPAKDPDRVHTLVVGVNHTEYDPAKDLIVSNASCTTNCLAPIAKVLDDNFVITEGLMTTVHAMTATQPTVDGPSKKDFRGGRGASQNIIPSSTGAARAVGLVLPHLKGKLTGMAFRVGTPNVSVVDLTFKTEKATSYEEICTAMKKAAEGELAGILGYTDEQVVSNDFLGDPHSAIFDAGAGIALNSNFFKVLAWYDNEWGYSVRTIDLMLYMAKQEGLV